One region of Brachybacterium saurashtrense genomic DNA includes:
- a CDS encoding HNH endonuclease signature motif containing protein: MGDRTETGATTSPVCPAPPGAAEGPPRKDVRARRALTAAALVERAEVAPRTPEAETVLRIHRRRREQHAAFYVAEVRDLASLWSEEDDGDEKALHALAAAAGLRTKLGRGEDRLRDAHIALTDLPGCFARVAAGELPVDWFEWLLRSVLRLTAHQRRQVDERVAAWELDAIDVERFYRELRLLIDWFGRAAVRETPEERRAVHVRPSPDGDGTACLSVVGPAPEILALGRRLDAAARAVQDAQRGALETGAPLPFDLDGEALRQQRHLPLAALRYAIMTRSALETGAVEVPEPAFRLSVVVPVLSLLGRSHAPATLDGTVPIPARMARQLVASAPTFERVLVDAATGDYLPAASRTYRVSHAMAENLRLIDPVCAVPGCARNVMTIGENDHIEEFDLEHPARGGPTTIANLHRLCRSHHRMKTAGLLDPERDETTGVTRWRIGNAAVSEVRRDGDLVTRELAERLEEAWDAYLTDLVFEDLVRRGEFDETPQERAEHAEEQRWGEHLIDYWSRPDTGGPDDPGPPGLELVGGGAPPPF; the protein is encoded by the coding sequence ATGGGCGACCGCACCGAGACCGGCGCGACCACGTCGCCCGTGTGTCCCGCGCCGCCCGGCGCGGCGGAGGGGCCGCCCCGCAAGGACGTCCGCGCCCGCCGGGCCCTCACCGCCGCCGCTCTCGTCGAGCGCGCCGAGGTCGCTCCGCGCACACCCGAGGCGGAGACCGTGCTGCGCATCCACCGGCGTCGCCGCGAGCAGCATGCCGCCTTCTACGTCGCCGAGGTGCGCGACCTCGCCTCGCTGTGGAGCGAGGAGGACGACGGCGACGAGAAGGCCCTCCACGCCCTCGCGGCCGCGGCGGGGCTGCGCACGAAGCTCGGCCGCGGCGAGGACCGCCTGCGCGACGCCCACATCGCCCTCACCGACCTGCCCGGATGCTTCGCGCGGGTGGCCGCCGGGGAACTTCCGGTGGACTGGTTCGAATGGCTCCTCCGCAGCGTCCTGCGTCTCACCGCCCACCAGCGACGACAGGTCGACGAACGTGTCGCCGCCTGGGAGCTCGACGCGATCGACGTGGAGCGCTTCTATCGCGAGCTGCGCCTGCTGATCGACTGGTTCGGGCGCGCGGCCGTCCGGGAGACCCCCGAGGAGCGCCGCGCGGTGCATGTCCGTCCCTCGCCGGACGGCGACGGCACGGCCTGCCTGTCCGTGGTGGGCCCGGCGCCGGAGATCCTCGCTCTCGGGCGGCGGCTCGATGCCGCCGCGCGCGCCGTCCAGGATGCCCAGCGTGGCGCTCTCGAGACCGGTGCGCCGCTCCCCTTCGACCTCGACGGCGAAGCCCTCCGGCAGCAGCGCCACCTGCCGCTGGCCGCGCTCCGCTACGCGATCATGACCCGCTCCGCGCTCGAGACCGGCGCCGTCGAGGTGCCGGAGCCGGCCTTCCGCCTCTCCGTCGTCGTCCCGGTGCTGTCCCTGCTGGGGCGCTCGCACGCCCCGGCCACCCTCGACGGCACCGTCCCGATCCCCGCCCGGATGGCGCGGCAGCTGGTCGCCTCGGCCCCGACTTTCGAGCGGGTGCTGGTCGACGCCGCCACCGGGGACTACCTGCCCGCCGCGTCCCGCACCTACCGCGTCAGCCACGCGATGGCCGAGAACCTGCGCCTGATCGATCCGGTCTGCGCGGTGCCCGGCTGCGCGCGCAACGTCATGACCATCGGCGAGAACGACCACATCGAGGAGTTCGACCTCGAGCATCCCGCCCGGGGAGGGCCCACCACCATCGCGAACCTCCACCGGCTCTGCCGCAGCCACCACCGGATGAAGACGGCCGGCCTGCTCGATCCGGAACGTGACGAGACCACCGGGGTCACCCGGTGGAGGATCGGCAACGCCGCGGTGAGCGAGGTGCGGCGCGACGGCGATCTCGTCACCCGCGAGCTCGCCGAGCGCCTGGAGGAGGCGTGGGACGCGTATCTCACCGACCTCGTGTTCGAGGACCTCGTGCGACGCGGCGAGTTCGACGAGACGCCGCAGGAGCGGGCCGAGCACGCGGAGGAGCAGCGCTGGGGCGAGCACCTCATCGACTACTGGTCCCGGCCCGACACCGGCGGCCCGGACGATCCCGGACCGCCCGGCCTGGAGCTCGTCGGCGGCGGCGCCCCACCTCCGTTCTGA
- the rsmD gene encoding 16S rRNA (guanine(966)-N(2))-methyltransferase RsmD, with protein sequence MPRIIAGRLGGRTIPGPPGNGTRPTSDRVREALFSRLDGWDALAGTRVLDLYAGTGALAFEALSRGAAHAVLVELHGPTARQLRRTAVELGLDAQVDVRAGKAAAATTGLDGHGATLVFLDPPYDVPTEELERLLLALRPALTDDALVVLERSSRSRPVTWPAGWADDGTKTYGETVLQFGGPVVEEDGAAEE encoded by the coding sequence ATGCCGCGCATCATCGCCGGCCGCCTGGGAGGGCGCACGATCCCGGGCCCTCCCGGCAACGGCACCCGCCCCACCTCGGACCGCGTCCGCGAGGCGCTGTTCAGCAGGCTCGACGGCTGGGACGCGCTCGCGGGCACCCGCGTGCTCGATCTCTACGCCGGCACCGGGGCGCTCGCCTTCGAGGCCCTCTCGCGCGGCGCCGCCCACGCCGTTCTGGTCGAGCTCCACGGGCCGACGGCCCGCCAGCTGCGTCGCACGGCCGTCGAGCTCGGTCTCGACGCGCAGGTGGACGTGCGCGCCGGCAAGGCGGCCGCCGCCACGACGGGTCTGGACGGCCACGGCGCGACCCTGGTGTTCCTCGATCCGCCCTACGACGTCCCGACCGAGGAGCTGGAGCGCCTGCTCCTCGCGCTCCGGCCCGCGCTCACCGATGACGCCCTGGTGGTCCTCGAGCGCTCCTCGCGCAGCCGGCCCGTCACGTGGCCCGCGGGCTGGGCCGACGACGGCACCAAGACGTACGGCGAGACCGTGTTGCAGTTCGGCGGGCCGGTCGTCGAGGAGGACGGCGCCGCGGAGGAGTGA
- a CDS encoding ATP-dependent DNA helicase RecG translates to MARRQESAPGSMPLSELLITKESRAMASFGVRDLDTMMRFAPRRYVVPAPLRSLRELHQGEDVSAIVEVESVRDRAMRSRHGFILEVTVTDGTESLPLTFFLSAQGQVQWHRGRLPVGAQILVRGTVGYDDYRGALQIAHPDYEPVEDTEQGRAWAQRPRPIYPLRKNIAQQTMGSATAKGLEYTASLSRPVPAAVLSRRGIPPIDEAARLVHRPLTVEDVRRGMAHLRYEEAFVLQAIFAQRRAQDERTPAPQLRAEGPLQQLFDQRLPFTLTDGQRGVGDRLAERIGNGHPTSALLQGDVGSGKTVIALRAMLRAVDSGHQAALLAPTEVLAEQHHRTLTGLLGELSRAGQLDAHPEATRVRLLTGSQRTSARRETLLDVTSGQAGIVVGTHALLTEGVEFASLGLVVIDEQHRFGVDHRRRLRAKGPQGMNPHVVVMTATPIPRTAALATVGDLDVLTLTESPGRRAGVESHVVHEQLPAWEQRMWQRAGEEIRAGRQVFVVCARIDEDEADAAPAAPAPDEDGASAGSGLEPARGVTQTAQRLAERPELAGARLGILHGRLTGEEKQQVMEQMVRGEIDLLVSTTVIEVGVDIPNASVMIVLDAERFGVSQLHQLRGRVGRGEHPGIAFFDTTAVVDEEHSQHLRAIAEAPDGFALAELDLRRRGAGDLVGQEQSGLQRTLKHLDVVRDARAIEQAREDAFALVADDPDLTAHPDLAGAVANRLRDADPDVERS, encoded by the coding sequence ATGGCCAGGAGGCAGGAGTCCGCCCCCGGCTCGATGCCGCTCTCGGAGCTGCTGATCACCAAGGAGTCCCGGGCGATGGCCTCCTTCGGGGTGCGGGACCTGGACACCATGATGCGCTTCGCCCCGCGGCGCTACGTGGTGCCGGCGCCGCTGCGCTCCCTGCGCGAGCTCCACCAGGGCGAGGACGTCAGCGCGATCGTCGAGGTGGAGTCGGTGCGCGATCGCGCGATGCGCAGCCGCCACGGCTTCATCCTCGAGGTCACCGTCACGGACGGCACCGAGTCGCTCCCGCTCACCTTCTTCCTCAGCGCGCAGGGGCAGGTGCAGTGGCACCGGGGCCGGCTCCCGGTGGGGGCGCAGATCCTGGTGCGCGGCACCGTGGGCTACGACGACTACCGCGGCGCCCTCCAGATCGCCCACCCGGACTACGAGCCGGTGGAGGACACCGAGCAGGGCCGCGCCTGGGCGCAGCGCCCCCGCCCGATCTACCCCCTGCGCAAGAACATCGCCCAGCAGACGATGGGCTCCGCGACGGCGAAGGGGCTGGAGTACACCGCCTCCCTCTCCCGCCCGGTGCCGGCCGCGGTGCTCTCCCGGCGCGGCATCCCCCCGATCGACGAGGCGGCGCGCCTGGTGCACCGCCCGCTCACCGTCGAGGACGTGCGGCGCGGCATGGCCCACCTCCGCTACGAGGAGGCGTTCGTGCTGCAGGCGATCTTCGCCCAGCGCCGCGCCCAGGACGAGCGCACCCCCGCCCCGCAGCTGCGCGCCGAGGGGCCCCTGCAGCAGCTCTTCGACCAGCGCCTGCCGTTCACCCTCACGGACGGCCAGCGAGGGGTCGGGGATCGCCTCGCCGAGCGGATCGGGAACGGCCACCCCACCAGCGCCCTCCTGCAGGGCGACGTCGGCTCCGGCAAGACGGTCATCGCCCTGCGCGCGATGCTGCGGGCCGTCGACTCCGGCCATCAGGCCGCGCTGCTCGCCCCCACCGAGGTGCTCGCCGAGCAGCACCACCGCACCCTCACCGGGCTGCTGGGCGAGCTCTCCCGCGCCGGGCAGCTCGACGCCCATCCCGAGGCCACGCGGGTGCGCCTGCTCACCGGCTCGCAGCGCACCTCCGCCCGTCGCGAGACCCTGCTGGACGTCACCTCGGGGCAGGCCGGGATCGTGGTGGGCACCCACGCCCTGCTCACCGAGGGGGTGGAGTTCGCCTCCCTGGGGCTGGTGGTCATCGACGAGCAGCACCGATTCGGCGTCGACCACCGCCGGCGCCTGCGCGCCAAGGGGCCGCAGGGCATGAATCCGCATGTGGTGGTGATGACCGCCACTCCCATTCCGCGCACCGCGGCGCTCGCGACCGTGGGCGATCTGGACGTCCTCACCCTTACCGAGAGTCCCGGCCGCCGCGCCGGGGTGGAGAGCCACGTGGTCCACGAGCAGCTGCCCGCCTGGGAGCAGCGCATGTGGCAGCGCGCCGGCGAGGAGATCCGGGCCGGGCGGCAGGTGTTCGTGGTCTGCGCCCGGATCGACGAGGACGAGGCCGACGCCGCCCCCGCCGCGCCCGCCCCGGACGAGGACGGCGCGAGTGCCGGCTCCGGTCTCGAGCCCGCCCGCGGCGTCACCCAGACCGCCCAGCGCCTCGCCGAGCGCCCCGAGCTGGCCGGTGCCCGCCTGGGCATCCTCCACGGCCGCCTCACCGGCGAGGAGAAGCAGCAGGTGATGGAGCAGATGGTGCGCGGGGAGATCGACCTGCTGGTCTCCACCACGGTGATCGAAGTGGGGGTGGACATCCCCAACGCCTCGGTGATGATCGTGCTGGACGCCGAGCGCTTCGGCGTCTCCCAGCTCCATCAGCTGCGCGGACGCGTGGGCCGCGGGGAGCATCCCGGCATCGCCTTCTTCGACACCACGGCCGTGGTGGACGAGGAGCACTCCCAGCATCTGCGCGCGATCGCCGAGGCGCCCGACGGGTTCGCCCTCGCCGAGCTCGACCTGCGCCGCCGCGGCGCGGGTGATCTGGTGGGGCAGGAGCAGTCCGGGCTGCAGCGCACGTTGAAGCACCTCGACGTGGTGCGCGACGCGCGCGCGATCGAGCAGGCCCGGGAGGACGCCTTCGCCCTGGTCGCCGACGATCCGGATCTGACCGCCCACCCCGATCTCGCCGGCGCCGTCGCGAACCGGCTGAGGGACGCCGACCCCGACGTGGAGAGGAGCTGA
- the rpmB gene encoding 50S ribosomal protein L28 — translation MAASTCDICAKSPRFGKAVSHSHRRTSRRWNPNIQSVRTVINGTSKRVNVCTSCLKAGKVSTLGA, via the coding sequence GTGGCTGCTTCCACGTGTGACATCTGCGCCAAGAGCCCGCGCTTCGGCAAGGCCGTGTCCCACTCGCACCGCCGCACCTCGCGTCGCTGGAACCCGAACATCCAGTCGGTCCGCACTGTGATCAACGGCACCAGCAAGCGCGTGAACGTGTGCACCTCCTGCCTCAAGGCAGGCAAGGTCAGCACGCTCGGTGCCTGA
- a CDS encoding NAD(P)-dependent alcohol dehydrogenase, which translates to MPLTVKALQKTGPDQPFRVATIERRDPRPGDVVIDIEAAGICHSDIHTIRNEWGEAHFPLTVGHEIAGTVSAVGAEVTDWAVGDRVGVGCMVNSCGTCLECRAGQEQNCLEGNVGTYNAQDVDGTITQGGYAEKVVVDQRFVCRIPDALPFDRAAPLLCAGITTYAPLRRWGADQQVDGRARRVAVLGLGGLGHMGVQIAAAMGAEVTVLSRSLRKEADALALGATRVLATGEEGFFRDHRGEFDLILNTISADIDVDRYLGLLAPRGVMAVVGLPPAPQSLGFGSLIGGGKVLAGSNIGGIAETQEMLDFCAAHGIAAQVETISVDEADAAYDRVVAGDVHFRAVIDTATFAGAAAE; encoded by the coding sequence ATGCCGCTCACCGTCAAGGCCCTGCAGAAGACCGGCCCCGACCAGCCCTTCCGCGTCGCCACCATCGAACGGCGCGACCCGCGCCCGGGCGATGTGGTGATCGACATCGAGGCCGCCGGCATCTGCCACAGCGACATCCACACCATCCGCAACGAGTGGGGCGAGGCCCACTTTCCGCTCACCGTGGGCCACGAGATCGCCGGCACCGTCTCCGCCGTGGGCGCCGAGGTCACCGACTGGGCGGTGGGGGACCGCGTGGGCGTGGGCTGCATGGTGAACTCCTGCGGCACCTGCCTCGAGTGCCGCGCCGGCCAGGAGCAGAACTGCCTGGAGGGCAACGTCGGCACCTACAACGCGCAGGACGTCGACGGCACCATCACCCAGGGCGGCTACGCCGAGAAGGTCGTGGTGGACCAGCGCTTCGTATGCCGCATCCCGGACGCCCTCCCGTTCGACCGGGCCGCCCCGCTGCTGTGCGCCGGCATCACCACGTATGCGCCGCTGCGCCGCTGGGGCGCCGACCAGCAGGTCGACGGCCGCGCCAGGCGGGTGGCCGTGCTGGGCCTGGGCGGACTGGGCCACATGGGCGTGCAGATCGCGGCGGCGATGGGCGCGGAGGTCACCGTGCTCTCCCGCTCCCTGCGCAAGGAGGCGGACGCCCTCGCCCTGGGGGCCACCCGTGTGCTCGCCACCGGCGAGGAGGGCTTCTTCCGCGACCACCGCGGCGAGTTCGACCTGATCCTGAACACCATCAGCGCGGACATCGACGTGGACCGCTACCTGGGCCTGCTCGCGCCGCGCGGCGTGATGGCCGTGGTGGGCCTGCCGCCCGCGCCGCAGTCGCTGGGCTTCGGCTCCCTGATCGGCGGCGGCAAGGTGCTGGCCGGATCGAACATCGGCGGGATCGCGGAGACCCAGGAGATGCTCGACTTCTGCGCCGCGCACGGGATCGCCGCCCAGGTCGAGACGATCTCCGTCGACGAGGCGGACGCCGCCTACGACCGCGTGGTCGCCGGGGACGTGCACTTCCGCGCCGTGATCGACACCGCCACCTTCGCAGGCGCCGCCGCGGAGTGA
- the thiL gene encoding thiamine-phosphate kinase, with product MAGDPPHPEPARPSDLRGEAALLGRMLPHLRHGAEVEVGPGDDAAVVRLSSPRLVVTTDTLVEGHDFLPRATTARWIGRKAAVQNLADVAAMGARPTALVAAISAPAGTPAAVFEELTIGMTARAEADGASIVGGDLGRADRLTLTVTAMGALEEGQEPVLRSGGRPGDVLAIGTPRLGRSAAGLALVLGGRALVRTAAGTAPTVVLREIRDPSAAELVQWHDAPEPDLSLGWTGGRAAHAMMDLSDGLVRDGGRLARASQLVVDLDRDALAPDVGALADLAAELDADPWDWVLHGGEEHAMLAAFAPGEVPAGFRPVGRLRAAGADAPAVLLEGRAVAGEGFDHFA from the coding sequence ATGGCAGGCGATCCTCCCCACCCCGAGCCGGCACGGCCCAGCGACCTCCGCGGTGAGGCCGCCCTGCTGGGCCGGATGCTCCCGCACCTGCGCCACGGTGCGGAGGTGGAGGTGGGGCCCGGGGACGACGCCGCGGTGGTGCGCCTGAGCTCCCCGCGCCTGGTGGTCACCACCGACACCCTCGTCGAGGGGCACGACTTCCTGCCCCGTGCCACCACCGCCCGCTGGATCGGTCGCAAGGCCGCCGTGCAGAACCTCGCGGACGTCGCCGCGATGGGCGCCCGGCCCACCGCGCTGGTCGCCGCGATCTCCGCCCCGGCGGGCACCCCCGCCGCCGTCTTCGAGGAGCTCACGATCGGGATGACCGCCCGGGCCGAGGCCGACGGGGCGAGCATCGTGGGCGGGGACCTAGGGCGCGCCGACCGGCTCACCCTCACGGTCACCGCGATGGGCGCCCTGGAGGAGGGGCAGGAGCCGGTGCTGCGCTCCGGCGGCCGCCCCGGGGACGTGCTCGCGATCGGCACGCCCCGCCTGGGCCGCTCCGCCGCCGGTCTGGCGCTCGTCCTGGGCGGACGCGCCCTGGTGCGCACCGCGGCGGGCACCGCGCCGACGGTGGTGCTGCGGGAGATCCGCGACCCGTCGGCCGCGGAGCTGGTGCAGTGGCACGACGCCCCGGAGCCGGATCTTTCGCTGGGCTGGACCGGCGGCCGTGCGGCGCACGCGATGATGGACCTCTCCGACGGGCTGGTGCGCGACGGCGGGCGTCTCGCCCGCGCCTCGCAGCTCGTCGTCGACCTCGACCGGGACGCGCTCGCCCCCGACGTCGGCGCCCTCGCGGATCTCGCCGCGGAGCTCGACGCCGATCCCTGGGACTGGGTGCTCCACGGCGGGGAGGAGCACGCGATGCTCGCCGCCTTCGCCCCGGGCGAGGTGCCGGCGGGCTTCCGCCCCGTCGGCCGCCTCCGCGCCGCCGGCGCCGACGCCCCCGCGGTGCTGCTGGAGGGCCGGGCGGTCGCGGGCGAGGGCTTCGACCACTTCGCGTGA
- a CDS encoding DUF3515 family protein, with protein sequence MLRSRLLALPAAALMALGLASCGTVQVPAGSDAANPVCAQIVLNAPPEVLGMERVETSSQGTAAWGDGEDTIVMRCGVTPPGPTTDICTTLADGDGVEVDWIVHELDHEVFLYTTYGREPAIDVSVPRSAAPDQPSGAALDLTTLITRNIEATDRCVGPGDLAD encoded by the coding sequence GTGCTCCGCTCCCGCCTGCTCGCCCTGCCCGCCGCCGCCCTGATGGCGCTCGGTCTCGCCTCCTGCGGCACCGTGCAGGTGCCCGCCGGCAGCGATGCCGCGAACCCCGTCTGCGCGCAGATCGTGCTCAACGCACCGCCGGAGGTGCTGGGGATGGAGCGGGTGGAGACCTCCAGCCAGGGCACGGCGGCCTGGGGCGACGGGGAGGACACCATCGTGATGCGCTGCGGCGTGACCCCGCCCGGTCCCACCACCGACATCTGCACCACGCTCGCCGACGGCGACGGCGTGGAGGTGGACTGGATCGTTCACGAGCTCGACCACGAGGTGTTCCTGTACACCACCTACGGGCGGGAGCCGGCGATCGACGTGAGCGTGCCGCGCTCGGCCGCGCCGGACCAGCCCTCCGGGGCGGCGCTGGACCTCACCACGCTGATCACCCGGAACATCGAGGCCACCGATCGCTGCGTGGGCCCCGGGGACCTCGCCGACTGA
- a CDS encoding D-alanine--D-alanine ligase family protein codes for MRTTVALLFGGRSGEHGISCVTAGGILAAIDRERFEVVALGITREGRWVHVSADASDWTMVDGRTPEVDPGGDEVLLPEARHRPGERIMLRTVRDGRVQDLAEVDVVWPLLHGAYGEDGTVQGMLEMLDIPYVGSGVLASAAAMDKAATKLVLGTAGIDCAPGIVVHEDQWAAESHRVTTYLRDTHPLPWFVKPARAGSSLGVTRVSDQAQLDAAVKSAFAEDPKVLIEEGLDAREIECGVLQGRDGREPSTTLPGEVKVGADLDFYDYEAKYFGKGTVSIDVPAALPDAVLEEVRETALRAFRALGLEGLARVDMFVTRDHRVLVNEVNTMPGFTPYSMFPVLWESMGLSYADLIGELIETARGRRLGAR; via the coding sequence ATGAGAACCACCGTCGCCCTGCTGTTCGGCGGCCGCAGCGGAGAGCACGGCATCTCGTGCGTCACCGCCGGCGGCATCCTCGCCGCGATCGATCGCGAGCGCTTCGAGGTGGTGGCCCTGGGCATCACCCGGGAGGGGCGCTGGGTGCACGTCTCCGCCGATGCCAGCGACTGGACGATGGTGGACGGGCGCACCCCCGAGGTCGATCCGGGCGGGGACGAGGTGCTGCTGCCCGAGGCCCGCCACCGCCCGGGGGAGCGGATCATGCTGCGCACCGTGCGGGACGGCCGCGTGCAGGACCTCGCGGAGGTGGACGTGGTGTGGCCGCTGCTGCACGGCGCCTACGGCGAGGACGGGACCGTCCAGGGCATGCTCGAGATGCTCGACATCCCCTACGTGGGCAGCGGCGTGCTGGCCTCCGCCGCCGCGATGGACAAGGCCGCCACCAAGCTCGTGCTCGGCACCGCCGGCATCGACTGCGCCCCCGGCATCGTGGTGCACGAGGACCAGTGGGCCGCCGAGTCCCACCGCGTCACCACCTACCTGCGCGACACGCACCCCCTGCCGTGGTTCGTCAAGCCCGCCCGCGCCGGCTCCAGCCTCGGCGTCACCCGGGTGAGCGACCAGGCCCAGCTCGACGCCGCCGTGAAGAGCGCCTTCGCCGAGGATCCCAAGGTGCTCATCGAGGAGGGGCTCGACGCCCGCGAGATCGAGTGCGGGGTGCTGCAGGGGCGCGACGGCCGCGAGCCGTCCACCACGCTGCCCGGTGAGGTGAAGGTGGGCGCGGACCTCGACTTCTACGACTACGAGGCGAAGTACTTCGGCAAGGGCACGGTGAGCATCGACGTGCCCGCCGCGCTGCCGGACGCCGTGCTCGAGGAGGTGCGCGAGACGGCGCTGCGCGCTTTCCGCGCCCTGGGCCTGGAGGGACTGGCGAGGGTGGACATGTTCGTCACCCGGGACCACCGGGTGCTGGTCAACGAGGTCAACACCATGCCCGGGTTCACCCCGTACTCCATGTTCCCGGTGCTGTGGGAGTCGATGGGCCTGAGCTACGCGGACCTCATCGGCGAGCTCATCGAGACGGCGCGCGGCCGTCGCCTCGGCGCGCGCTGA
- a CDS encoding NAD(P)H-dependent glycerol-3-phosphate dehydrogenase: MSAHAQEHRPVPPRLAVLGAGSWGTTFAQVLADAGAEVTLWARREEVAREIREEHRNRAYLPELVLPDAVHGTSRPEEALDGADAVVVAFPAQSLRSTLAPWPDLPAVPVLSLTKGIERGTDARISEVIAAAGGADPALIGVLSGPNLSAEIAARRPCASVVAAPDQELADRLARWCTAPYLRAYTSTDVVGVEIAGAVKNVIAIAVGAASGLGHGHNTTASLITRGLAEITRLGVALGGRRETFAGLAGMGDLVATCASPLSRNHRLGLALGRGLDVEAAAAEVGQTAEGVATARAVADLAARLDVDMPITRAVVSVVDHGARIDEVTTALLSRSVRSE, translated from the coding sequence ATGAGCGCACACGCCCAGGAGCACCGTCCCGTCCCGCCCCGGCTCGCGGTGCTCGGCGCCGGCAGCTGGGGCACCACCTTCGCCCAGGTACTCGCCGACGCCGGCGCGGAGGTGACCCTCTGGGCCCGCCGAGAGGAGGTGGCCCGCGAGATCCGCGAGGAGCACCGCAACCGCGCCTATCTCCCCGAGCTGGTGCTGCCCGACGCGGTGCACGGCACCTCCCGGCCCGAGGAGGCGCTCGACGGCGCCGACGCCGTGGTGGTGGCGTTCCCCGCCCAGTCGCTGCGCTCCACCCTCGCCCCGTGGCCGGACCTCCCCGCGGTGCCGGTGCTGTCGCTCACCAAGGGCATCGAGCGCGGCACCGACGCCCGCATCAGCGAGGTGATCGCCGCCGCGGGCGGCGCGGACCCCGCCCTGATCGGCGTGCTCTCCGGCCCGAACCTCTCCGCGGAGATCGCCGCTCGCCGCCCCTGCGCGAGCGTGGTGGCCGCCCCGGACCAGGAGCTCGCCGACAGGCTCGCCCGCTGGTGCACGGCCCCGTACCTGCGCGCCTACACCTCCACCGACGTGGTGGGCGTGGAGATCGCCGGCGCCGTGAAGAACGTCATCGCGATCGCCGTGGGCGCCGCGAGCGGGCTCGGCCACGGCCACAACACCACCGCCAGCCTCATCACCCGCGGCCTGGCGGAGATCACCCGCCTGGGCGTCGCCCTCGGCGGCCGGCGGGAGACCTTCGCGGGCCTGGCCGGGATGGGCGACCTGGTGGCCACCTGCGCCTCCCCGCTGAGTCGCAACCACCGCCTGGGACTGGCGCTGGGCCGAGGCCTGGACGTCGAGGCGGCCGCCGCGGAGGTGGGGCAGACGGCCGAGGGCGTCGCCACCGCACGCGCGGTCGCGGACCTCGCCGCCCGCCTCGACGTGGACATGCCGATCACGCGCGCGGTGGTCTCGGTGGTGGACCACGGTGCGCGCATCGACGAGGTCACCACGGCCCTGCTGTCGCGCTCGGTGCGCTCGGAATGA
- a CDS encoding lysophospholipid acyltransferase family protein gives MTGLRRRWDLGTARIPARRAGLVIGLAQLPLRPLLTVLTRPQWQGTAHFPAHGGVIACGNHLSALDAFAYGHLLQASGIAPRFLAKESLFAVPVLGALLRAARQIPVRRGGRGGEGALAEARAALGRGELLMIFPEGTYTRDPALWPMQARTGAARLALETGAPLLPIATWGGRALWPVGSPLPRPGRGRRVQMRVGEPFTAAAREGETDQQAALRVTEELMARLADLLGELRGEQPPAVLHDGRRDAHRPEVGRPDPAYRPPRQET, from the coding sequence ATGACCGGCCTGCGGCGTCGCTGGGACCTGGGCACGGCCCGGATCCCGGCGCGGCGGGCGGGCCTCGTGATCGGCCTCGCCCAGCTGCCGTTGCGCCCCCTGCTCACGGTGCTCACCCGCCCGCAGTGGCAGGGCACGGCGCACTTCCCGGCACACGGAGGGGTGATCGCCTGCGGGAACCATCTCAGCGCCTTGGACGCCTTCGCCTACGGCCACCTGCTCCAGGCCTCGGGCATCGCCCCGCGCTTCCTGGCCAAGGAGTCCCTGTTCGCGGTGCCGGTGCTGGGTGCGCTGCTGCGCGCCGCCCGGCAGATCCCGGTGCGGCGCGGCGGGCGCGGCGGCGAGGGCGCCCTGGCGGAGGCGCGGGCGGCGCTGGGCCGCGGGGAGCTGCTGATGATCTTCCCCGAGGGCACCTACACCCGCGACCCGGCCCTGTGGCCGATGCAGGCCCGCACCGGCGCGGCCCGTCTTGCGCTCGAGACCGGCGCCCCGCTGCTCCCGATCGCGACCTGGGGCGGCCGCGCGCTCTGGCCCGTCGGCTCCCCGCTCCCGCGCCCCGGCCGCGGCCGGCGCGTGCAGATGCGGGTGGGGGAGCCGTTCACCGCCGCCGCGCGCGAGGGCGAGACCGATCAGCAGGCGGCGCTGCGGGTCACCGAGGAGCTCATGGCACGCCTCGCCGACCTGCTGGGGGAGCTGCGCGGCGAGCAGCCCCCGGCGGTGCTGCACGACGGCCGGCGCGACGCCCACCGGCCCGAGGTGGGCCGCCCCGATCCCGCCTACCGACCCCCGAGGCAGGAGACATGA